From Symbiobacterium terraclitae, the proteins below share one genomic window:
- a CDS encoding helix-turn-helix domain-containing protein: MSLGSRIRHLRRARGFRSIKALAEAAGIPYSVLYNVEHGLTANPQIETLTRLSAALQVPLDQLLADDTPPGGADADYKWLWRSRIAESKPSEIIKLRETTVEQRALWCMRQLAGVLPAQRLADLLGLNPEQLADILASRRAASPELVDLLCERFQVPVNFLIHGDPGPVDSLLQLVLRHPNSGAYLQMVSKAMQAQIPPEILDRQIDLLVAASAVRH, from the coding sequence ATGTCTCTCGGCAGCCGGATTCGTCACCTGCGCCGGGCCAGGGGATTCCGTTCCATCAAGGCCCTGGCCGAGGCAGCAGGGATACCATACTCCGTCTTATACAACGTGGAGCACGGGTTGACGGCGAACCCGCAGATCGAGACGCTGACCCGACTCAGCGCCGCCCTACAGGTTCCCCTGGATCAGCTCCTGGCAGACGACACGCCCCCCGGCGGCGCGGACGCAGACTACAAATGGCTCTGGCGCAGCCGCATCGCAGAATCAAAACCCAGTGAAATCATAAAACTGCGCGAAACAACTGTAGAGCAGCGGGCCCTCTGGTGCATGCGGCAGCTCGCCGGTGTCCTGCCGGCGCAGCGGCTGGCGGACCTGCTGGGCCTGAACCCGGAGCAGCTGGCCGACATCCTGGCCAGCCGCAGGGCCGCGTCTCCCGAGCTCGTCGACCTGTTGTGCGAGCGCTTCCAGGTGCCCGTGAACTTCCTGATCCACGGGGATCCCGGTCCGGTGGACTCCCTGCTGCAGCTGGTGCTCAGGCACCCCAACTCCGGCGCCTACCTGCAGATGGTGTCCAAGGCCATGCAGGCGCAGATCCCGCCGGAGATCCTCGACCGCCAGATCGACCTGCTGGTGGCCGCCTCGGCGGTGCGGCACTGA
- a CDS encoding 1,4-dihydroxy-2-naphthoate polyprenyltransferase: MAARTRLGVWWRMLRPFTLVASVAPVLGGTALAYAEGGFHAGRFCAFLLAAILIQSATNMFNEYFDYVRGLDTREHVGIAGTIVRDGVSPRLVISLAWAFLGTAVALGLYIAATSSWWVFGVGLLCLGVAFLYSGGPLPLSSTPLGELAAGLFMGPVMIVLIYYTQALRVTATAVWVAVPIGLMIGAILLANNIRDIEADRAGGRHTLPIVLGRTAAVGVLAGAFVLAYGVTLGLVAAGRLSPWALLVLLSLPSAVRPVRLFLREREPARLHPAVKGVAQVLARFGALLVLGLLLSVWV; the protein is encoded by the coding sequence ATGGCAGCACGCACGCGTCTTGGCGTCTGGTGGCGCATGCTCCGGCCGTTCACCCTGGTGGCCAGCGTGGCCCCGGTGTTGGGCGGCACGGCGCTCGCCTACGCAGAGGGCGGCTTCCACGCCGGCCGGTTCTGCGCCTTTCTGCTCGCGGCGATCCTCATCCAGTCCGCGACCAACATGTTCAACGAATACTTCGATTACGTGCGGGGGCTCGACACGCGCGAGCACGTCGGCATCGCGGGCACGATCGTGCGCGACGGCGTCTCGCCCCGGCTGGTGATCAGCCTGGCGTGGGCGTTCCTGGGCACCGCAGTCGCGCTGGGGCTCTACATCGCAGCCACCAGCTCCTGGTGGGTCTTCGGCGTGGGGCTGCTCTGCCTCGGCGTCGCCTTCCTCTATTCGGGCGGGCCGCTGCCCCTCTCCTCCACCCCGCTGGGCGAGCTGGCCGCCGGCCTCTTCATGGGTCCCGTGATGATCGTGCTGATCTACTACACGCAGGCGCTGCGGGTGACCGCCACCGCGGTCTGGGTCGCGGTCCCCATCGGCCTGATGATCGGCGCGATCCTGCTGGCCAACAACATCCGGGACATCGAGGCGGACCGGGCCGGCGGGCGCCACACCCTGCCCATCGTGCTCGGCCGGACGGCGGCCGTGGGCGTGCTGGCCGGCGCCTTCGTCCTGGCGTACGGCGTCACCCTCGGCCTGGTGGCCGCCGGGCGCCTCAGCCCGTGGGCGCTGCTGGTGCTGCTGTCGCTGCCCTCGGCGGTCCGGCCGGTGCGCCTCTTCCTCCGGGAGCGGGAACCTGCCCGGCTCCACCCGGCGGTCAAGGGCGTGGCGCAGGTGCTGGCCCGCTTCGGTGCGCTGCTGGTGCTGGGGCTCCTGCTCTCGGTCTGGGTGTAG